The genomic interval GCCCTTGAAAAGGGCCGTCGTCGGGGTGTGCCCGATGGCGATGAAAGCACCGTCCACGGCCAGCGCCTGCGTCTTGCCGCTGTGTACGTCCCGAAGACGCACCGCCGTCACGCCGAGCGGGTCGTCCTTTCCAAGGACTTCGTCCACGACGTGATTCCAGATGACTTTTACCTTTGGGTTCCGGAACAGGCGGTCCTGCAGAATCTTTTCGGCGCGCAGCCGGTCGCGGCGGTGCACGAGGTGCACCTCGCGGGCGTGGTTCGTGAGATAGAGCGCTTCCTCGACCGCCGTATTGCCGCCGCCGATGACGGCGACCACCTTGTCGCGGAAGAAGAATCCGTCGCAGGTGGCGCAGGCCGACACGCCGAAGCCCTGGAATTTCTGCTCGCTCGGCAGGCCGAGCCAGCGCGCCTGCGCGCCGGTCGCGATGATCAGCGTCTCGCCGGTATAGCGGTCACCCGAATCGCCGATGCCGACGAAGGGCCGTTTCGAAAGATCGACGCTTTCGATGGTGTCCGAAAGGATCCGTGTGCCGACATGAGCGGCCTGCGCCGCCATCCGTTCCATCAGCCATGGGCCCTGGATGACCTCGGCGAAGCCCGGGTAGTTCTCGACGTCGGTCGTGATCGTGAGCTGGCCGCCGGGCTGTAACCCGGCGACGAGAACCGGCTTCAAATTGGCCCGGGCGGCATAGATCGCCGCCGTATAGCCGGCGGCGCCGGAACCGATGATCAGGGTTTTCGTCGCGAAGCTTTGCATGATCGGTCCGTGCGTTTCGGGAAGGCCTAAACATAGATTTTTGGCCTCCCTCTGACAAGGAAGGCGGCGGCCGGCGCCGATTATTTCCAGCGCGCGCGGACCGCCTCGGCAACCCGGGCGGTGTCCCGCAGCGGCGCGT from Pseudomonadota bacterium carries:
- the trxB gene encoding thioredoxin-disulfide reductase, with the protein product MQSFATKTLIIGSGAAGYTAAIYAARANLKPVLVAGLQPGGQLTITTDVENYPGFAEVIQGPWLMERMAAQAAHVGTRILSDTIESVDLSKRPFVGIGDSGDRYTGETLIIATGAQARWLGLPSEQKFQGFGVSACATCDGFFFRDKVVAVIGGGNTAVEEALYLTNHAREVHLVHRRDRLRAEKILQDRLFRNPKVKVIWNHVVDEVLGKDDPLGVTAVRLRDVHSGKTQALAVDGAFIAIGHTPTTALFKGQVETDKDGYIVTVPGSTRTSVPGVFAAGDVQDKIFRQAITAAGTGCMAALEAEKFLAERETEKTGEDIVA